A genomic region of Gemmatimonadales bacterium contains the following coding sequences:
- a CDS encoding MerC domain-containing protein, giving the protein MPRHLFSSSNLIRAVGQWDLAGVGVSVACVIHCVVPPLLLMLPATGAAWLADPTLGWVFVGVAASIAIVALGAGVARHGRFDAMALGMTGVVVMALGHGLAISSEWETLAGVAGGAALIVAHLRNRVLIRAASRCHCSACASDTGDRASAPSPVPISQGSSAVGP; this is encoded by the coding sequence ATGCCGCGTCACCTTTTCTCGTCGTCCAACCTGATTCGCGCTGTCGGTCAATGGGACCTGGCCGGCGTCGGTGTCTCCGTTGCCTGCGTGATTCACTGCGTCGTACCGCCTCTGCTCCTGATGCTGCCGGCGACCGGCGCCGCCTGGCTCGCCGACCCGACCCTCGGCTGGGTCTTCGTCGGGGTTGCCGCGTCGATCGCGATCGTGGCGCTGGGTGCTGGTGTTGCCCGCCACGGTCGGTTCGACGCAATGGCGCTGGGCATGACGGGCGTCGTGGTGATGGCGCTGGGTCACGGTCTTGCCATCAGCAGCGAGTGGGAGACCCTCGCCGGTGTTGCGGGGGGCGCCGCCCTGATCGTGGCGCACTTGCGTAACCGTGTCTTGATTCGGGCTGCCTCGCGCTGCCACTGCTCGGCCTGCGCGAGTGACACCGGCGACCGAGCGAGCGCTCCGTCGCCGGTGCCGATCTCTCAGGGCTCGTCTGCGGTCGGTCCGTAG